One window of Plasmodium relictum strain SGS1 genome assembly, chromosome: 14 genomic DNA carries:
- the TLAP1 gene encoding thioredoxin-like associated protein 1, putative: protein MLQQRKYISNPIIPQENVETRFGKKIVMQNCGTYMDKNENAGVVCDRITELNINSRKKISNVNSDSSQMKDALNHSDHKPVEIPPAKRPLISYSTYDNQQQFFETKLVPDTQGKMSICVGRKSGSATVNINIDEYDLEKTYHTWKRIMGKSAPHNKSNLENDRFLTVSEDAKRSDKLPEVKNRNPPYANPDGPFEKERLNLPKQARDNLDRTLTPRAICEKTDCLKKSNGFHKDSFFLSRPQEETTNEIKGTKRTNFPWINSNRIKKILAHHYENETKEKYNISDNREKCENNQKNNCNFRNNHINEEDAIDVQGEVNYNISNNNPYGENNHNNISNIHYINEPSHNSVEYNSEPQYNNLHNYKNKQNYHNQYNDDNQQNYENQKYCNNQKHHNNQANYEYQNFNHSNYENRKNCNGNKIFNHQHNNENNSHFGNYDKILDNSKYDYLNNESNCCNKLNDYCNNYYEYMNNNPSNNDEHFIEQNNLYRAPSINEIS from the coding sequence atgttacaacaaagaaaatatatatcaaatCCGATAATACCTCAAGAAAATGTAGAAACTAGATttggaaaaaaaattgttatgcAAAATTGTGGAACATATAtggataaaaatgaaaatgctGGTGTTGTTTGTGATAGAATTACTGAGCTAAATATAAactcaagaaaaaaaatatcaaatgtAAATAGCGATAGTTCACAAATGAAGGATGCTTTAAATCATTCAGATCACAAACCAGTGGAAATTCCTCCAGCCAAAAGGCCATTGATCTCTTATTCCACCTATGACAATCAACAACAATTTTTTGAAACTAAGCTAGTACCTGACACGCAAGGTAAAATGAGCATATGTGTAGGTAGAAAGAGTGGAAGTGCAActgtaaatataaatattgatGAATATGATTTAGAAAAAACTTATCATACATGGAAAAGAATTATGGGAAAATCTGCTCCACACAATAAGTCGAATTTAGAAAATGACAGATTTTTAACAGTTTCTGAAGATGCAAAAAGAAGTGATAAGCTACCGGAGGTAAAAAATAGGAACCCTCCGTATGCAAATCCTGATGGCCCttttgaaaaagaaagatTAAATCTCCCTAAACAAGCTAGGGATAATTTAGACAGAACTTTAACACCCAGAGCTATCTGTGAAAAAACAgattgtttaaaaaaaagcaatGGATTTCATAaagattcattttttttgtcaAGACCTCAAGAGGAAACAACTAATGAAATTAAAGGAACAAAAAGAACTAACTTCCCATGGATAAATTctaatagaataaaaaaaatattggcTCACCATTATGAAAATGAAACGAAAGAAAAGTACAATATAAGTGATAATAGAGAAAAATGTgaaaataatcaaaaaaataactgTAATTTTCGAAATAACCACataaatgaagaagatgCAATTGATGTTCAAGGAGAAGTTAATTACaatatttcaaataataatcCATATGGAGAAAACAAccataataatatttctaatattcattatattaATGAACCAAGTCATAATAGTGTAGAATATAACAGTGAACCACAATATAACAATCTTcataattacaaaaataaacaGAATTACCATAATCAGTATAATGATGATAACCAACAAAACTACGAAAATCAGAAGTATTGTAATAATCAGAAACATCATAATAATCAAGCAAATTATGAATATCAAAATTTCAACCATTCAAATTATGAAAATCGAAAAAATTGCAACggtaataaaattttcaatcATCAgcataataatgaaaataattctcATTTTGgaaattatgataaaattttAGATAACTCAAAATATGATTATCTTAATAATGAATCTAATTGttgtaataaattaaatgacTATTGTAATAACTATTAtgaatatatgaataataatcCATCTAACAATGATGAGCATTTCATTGAACAAAATAATTTGTATAGAGCACCATCCATAAATGAAATTTCTTAA